Proteins from one Mesotoga infera genomic window:
- a CDS encoding response regulator transcription factor produces the protein MTRLLSILLVEDDENLSNGIRYALEQEGWSATVAGNVSRALELMENGHFDLALLDIMLPDGNGFELCRKIRELSDMPVIFLTARDEEVNVVMGLESGGDDYVTKPFRLRELISRIKANARRIKKTHSDEGSDLLESGPVKLDTAKIRVYRSGKEIFLTPTEFRILRSLIENSGTVLTRDQLLEKVWSIDGEFIEDNTLSVHIRKLREKVEEDPSKPKLIETLRGVGYRWNGEK, from the coding sequence GTGACACGTTTGTTGAGCATACTACTCGTCGAGGACGACGAAAACCTTTCAAACGGCATACGCTACGCTCTAGAGCAGGAAGGATGGTCCGCAACCGTAGCCGGAAACGTCTCAAGAGCCCTGGAATTGATGGAAAACGGACATTTCGATCTTGCGCTGCTAGACATCATGCTCCCTGACGGAAATGGTTTCGAACTGTGCAGGAAGATCCGCGAGCTGTCGGACATGCCGGTGATCTTCCTGACCGCCAGGGACGAGGAAGTGAATGTGGTCATGGGTCTGGAAAGCGGTGGAGACGACTACGTGACAAAGCCTTTCAGGCTCAGAGAGCTAATCTCCAGAATCAAGGCCAACGCCAGGAGAATCAAGAAAACTCACTCCGACGAGGGAAGCGATCTGCTTGAGTCCGGTCCTGTGAAGCTCGACACGGCAAAGATCAGGGTCTATAGGTCCGGCAAGGAGATCTTCCTCACCCCCACCGAGTTCAGAATACTTCGAAGCCTGATTGAAAACAGCGGCACGGTTCTGACTAGAGATCAGCTTCTCGAGAAGGTCTGGAGTATCGACGGAGAATTCATCGAAGACAACACACTGTCGGTTCATATAAGGAAACTCAGGGAGAAAGTCGAAGAAGATCCCTCAAAGCCAAAGCTGATCGAAACACTGAGGGGTGTCGGTTACAGATGGAACGGAGAGAAGTAG